The Spirosoma foliorum genome has a window encoding:
- a CDS encoding pyridoxal phosphate-dependent aminotransferase: protein MSATLDTVSLLADRINALEESSTLAMTKKARELAAQGHKVISLSVGEPDFKTPQHICEAAKKAIDDGFHGYSPVAGYPDLRKAIADKFKRDNNIDWKPENIVVSTGAKHSLANVIQVLVNPGDEVIIFSPYWVSYSEMVKLAEGKAVVIDGSFENNFKVTPEQFEAAITDRTKIVMYASPNNPTGSIYSEAELRAIADVVARHENVHVLADEIYEYINFTPEGHFSIGSIPEIAERVITVNGVAKGYAMTGWRIGYIGAAKWIADGVEKLQGQVTSGTNSIAQKATVAALNGPMEPSMEMAKAYHRRRDLVVKLLKEVPHFRTNVPEGAFYAFPDISYYYGKSDGTTTIENSDDFAGWLLNTAYVATVAGSGFGAPDCLRISTAASDESLVEAVQRIKDAVATLK, encoded by the coding sequence ATGTCTGCCACGCTTGACACCGTGAGTTTATTAGCCGACCGCATCAACGCGCTGGAGGAATCGTCCACGCTGGCGATGACCAAAAAAGCCCGTGAATTGGCTGCTCAGGGCCACAAAGTAATTAGCCTGAGCGTTGGAGAGCCGGATTTTAAAACGCCCCAACACATCTGCGAAGCCGCTAAAAAAGCCATCGACGACGGCTTCCACGGCTATTCGCCTGTTGCGGGTTATCCTGATCTCCGCAAAGCCATTGCTGATAAGTTTAAGCGCGACAATAATATTGATTGGAAACCCGAAAACATCGTTGTCTCGACGGGTGCTAAACACTCGCTCGCCAACGTAATTCAGGTGCTTGTGAACCCCGGAGACGAGGTAATCATTTTCTCTCCCTACTGGGTTAGCTATTCCGAAATGGTGAAATTGGCCGAAGGAAAGGCCGTTGTCATCGACGGATCGTTTGAGAATAATTTTAAAGTAACGCCAGAACAGTTTGAAGCCGCCATTACCGATCGGACCAAAATTGTGATGTATGCGTCGCCAAACAACCCAACAGGTTCAATTTATTCTGAAGCTGAGTTGCGGGCTATTGCCGATGTTGTCGCTCGTCATGAAAACGTTCATGTACTGGCTGATGAAATTTATGAATATATCAACTTCACGCCAGAAGGTCATTTCAGCATAGGCTCAATCCCTGAAATTGCTGAACGTGTAATCACGGTGAATGGAGTAGCTAAAGGCTATGCCATGACCGGCTGGCGTATTGGTTATATTGGCGCTGCGAAATGGATTGCCGACGGTGTTGAGAAGTTACAAGGGCAGGTAACGTCGGGTACAAACTCGATTGCACAGAAAGCAACTGTAGCTGCCTTGAATGGTCCTATGGAACCATCCATGGAGATGGCGAAGGCTTATCATCGTCGTCGTGATTTAGTAGTGAAATTGCTGAAAGAAGTACCTCATTTCCGCACGAACGTCCCTGAAGGTGCGTTCTACGCTTTCCCTGATATTAGCTATTACTACGGCAAATCGGACGGTACAACCACTATCGAAAATTCTGATGATTTTGCTGGCTGGTTATTGAATACCGCCTATGTGGCAACGGTTGCCGGTTCGGGCTTCGGTGCTCCTGATTGCCTGCGTATCTCAACGGCGGCTTCCGATGAATCCCTTGTTGAAGCCGTCCAACGGATTAAAGATGCTGTGGCGACTTTGAAATAG